The following are from one region of the Candidatus Paceibacter sp. genome:
- a CDS encoding glutathione S-transferase N-terminal domain-containing protein, with translation MKKVIIYSTPTCVYCRMAKDFLTEKNIPFTDYDLTKDIAMRDEVIKKTGQMAVPVIEVDGEMMIGFDKEQLSKMLGM, from the coding sequence ATGAAAAAAGTAATAATTTATTCCACGCCGACGTGCGTTTATTGCCGGATGGCGAAGGATTTTTTGACGGAGAAGAACATCCCGTTTACCGACTATGATTTGACCAAAGATATAGCGATGCGGGACGAAGTCATCAAAAAAACCGGCCAAATGGCCGTGCCGGTGATAGAGGTGGATGGGGAAATGATGATAGGCTTTGACAAAGAGCAGTTGTCAAAAATGCTGGGA